Proteins encoded by one window of Myxocyprinus asiaticus isolate MX2 ecotype Aquarium Trade chromosome 35, UBuf_Myxa_2, whole genome shotgun sequence:
- the LOC127426572 gene encoding inhibin beta B chain-like: MRRSMFKVLCFVSCVLSIRCTPAPDTDTRSIAPTCASCGLPQADESTRVDVDFLEAVKRHILTRLQMRDRPNITHPIPKAAMVTALKKLHAGKVREDGRVEIPNLDGYSAAVNEVEEETSEIISFAETDELLTSKTSLFFVISNEGNQNLYASQANLWLYFKLLPNALEKGSRRKVTVKVYYQEPGLGSKWNLVEKRVELKRSGWHTFPLTNAVQLVFSKGDRRQNLDVKCEGCENMGVLPVLVNSADESHRPFLVVQARVADNKHRIRKRGLECDGSSSLCCRQQFYIDFRLIGWNDWIIAPSGYYGNYCEGSCPAYMAGVPGSASSFHTAVVNQYRMRGMGPGSMNSCCIPTKLSTMSMLYFDDEYNIIKRDVPNMIVEECGCA, from the exons ATGAGGAGGTCGATGTTTAAAGTGCTTTGTTTTGTGTCCTGTGTCCTCTCCATCCGCTGCACACCGGCACCGGACACCGACACCCGGAGCATCGCCCCGACCTGCGCGTCCTGCGGGCTCCCTCAGGCGGATGAATCCACACGGGTGGACGTGGACTTCTTGGAGGCGGTGAAAAGACACATTCTGACCCGGTTACAGATGAGGGACAGACCCAACATCACCCACCCCATCCCGAAGGCGGCGATGGTGACCGCGCTCAAGAAGCTCCACGCCGGGAAAGTGCGAGAGGACGGGCGAGTGGAGATCCCGAACCTGGACGGATACTCCGCGGCGGTGAATGAGGTGGAGGAGGAGACGTCAGAGATCATCAGTTTCGCCGAGACAG ATGAGTTGCTGACCTCCAAGACCAGCCTGTTTTTTGTGATCTCCAACGAGGGCAACCAGAACTTGTACGCGTCCCAGGCGAACCTTTGGCTGTACTTTAAACTTCTGCCCAACGCTTTGGAAAAGGGTTCTCGGAGGAAGGTCACGGTGAAGGTGTATTATCAGGAACCAGGCCTGGGGAGCAAATGGAATTTGGTGGAGAAACGTGTCGAACTGAAACGCAGTGGGTGGCACACCTTTCCCTTGACAAACGCTGTGCAGTTGGTTTTCTCAAAAGGTGATCGACGGCAGAATCTCGACGTGAAGTGCGAGGGGTGCGAAAATATGGGCGTCCTGCCTGTGTTGGTGAACTCGGCTGACGAGTCCCACCGTCCTTTCCTGGTCGTCCAGGCGCGAGTTGCGGACAACAAACATCGCATCCGTAAACGAGGCTTGGAATGCGATGGGAGCAGCAGCTTGTGTTGCCGCCAACAGTTCTACATCGACTTCCGCCTCATTGGCTGGAACGACTGGATCATTGCCCCATCGGGGTACTATGGGAATTATTGTGAAGGGAGCTGTCCCGCATACATGGCTGGGGTGCCTGGCTCGGCCTCCTCTTTTCATACCGCCGTGGTGAATCAGTACCGCATGCGAGGTATGGGTCCGGGATCCATGAACTCGTGTTGTATCCCAACCAAACTGAGCACAATGTCCATGCTGTACTTCGACGATGAATACAACATCATTAAACGGGACGTTCCCAATATGATCGTAGAGGAGTGTGGATGTGCTTGA